Proteins encoded in a region of the Marinococcus sp. PL1-022 genome:
- the atpE gene encoding F0F1 ATP synthase subunit C: protein MGLLAAAIAAGLAAIGAGIGNAIVIKGAIDGTSRQPELGGRLQTLMFIGIGLVEAVPIIAVVVGFITLFQ from the coding sequence ATGGGTCTTTTAGCAGCTGCAATCGCAGCAGGTTTAGCAGCAATTGGTGCAGGTATTGGTAACGCAATCGTAATCAAAGGGGCGATCGACGGTACTTCCCGTCAGCCGGAGCTTGGCGGCAGATTGCAGACACTTATGTTCATTGGTATCGGTCTTGTTGAGGCAGTTCCGATCATCGCAGTCGTTGTTGGTTTTATCACGCTTTTCCAATAA
- the upp gene encoding uracil phosphoribosyltransferase has product MGNVHVLDHPLIQHKLTFIRDVSTGTKEFRELVDEVSTLMAFEITRNLQLQEVTVETPVGPAKSYTLAGKKLGVVPILRAGLGMTDGIIKLIPAAKVGHVGLYRDPETLQPVEYYVKLPSDVEEREFIVIDPMLATGGSAIEALNSLKKRGAQNIKLMCLIAAPEGVALVQEAHPDVDIYLASMDEKLNDKGYIVPGLGDAGDRLFGTK; this is encoded by the coding sequence ATGGGAAATGTACATGTACTGGATCATCCGCTCATTCAACATAAACTTACATTCATCCGGGACGTCTCAACAGGAACAAAGGAATTCCGGGAGCTTGTCGATGAAGTGTCCACCCTGATGGCCTTTGAAATTACAAGAAATCTGCAGCTTCAGGAAGTAACGGTGGAAACGCCGGTGGGGCCGGCCAAATCCTATACGCTTGCAGGCAAAAAGCTCGGAGTGGTGCCGATTTTACGCGCGGGACTTGGTATGACCGATGGCATCATCAAGCTGATCCCGGCAGCAAAGGTTGGGCACGTCGGACTGTACCGGGATCCGGAAACGCTGCAGCCGGTGGAGTATTACGTGAAGCTGCCAAGTGATGTCGAAGAGCGGGAATTTATCGTGATTGATCCGATGCTTGCCACAGGCGGTTCTGCTATTGAAGCGTTGAACAGTCTGAAAAAACGCGGAGCCCAAAATATTAAGCTCATGTGTTTAATCGCAGCGCCCGAAGGTGTGGCACTCGTTCAGGAAGCACATCCGGACGTGGACATTTACCTGGCTTCGATGGATGAAAAGTTAAATGACAAAGGTTACATTGTTCCGGGTCTCGGGGACGCCGGTGACCGGTTGTTCGGCACGAAATAA
- a CDS encoding F0F1 ATP synthase subunit delta encodes MSNPTLAKRYARALLKSAEEHGALEETKQEWEAMLEVFHAHPDIAQIFRYPSISRERKQSFIASTFGSWSERSRSMLSVLLDRKRLHLIDEVAVEVIALINDRLGIANAVVYTVKPLSEEEKQAVSRKFAQRVGKRELYIENRVDPSLIGGMKVHVGHTIFDGSIQGQLDRLQRNITQTNLS; translated from the coding sequence ATGAGTAATCCAACCCTGGCAAAACGCTACGCCCGCGCGCTTTTAAAAAGTGCGGAAGAACACGGGGCTCTTGAAGAAACCAAGCAGGAATGGGAAGCGATGCTCGAAGTGTTCCACGCTCATCCCGATATTGCTCAGATTTTCAGGTACCCGTCCATCAGCCGCGAAAGAAAACAGTCCTTCATAGCAAGTACTTTTGGTTCCTGGAGTGAACGCAGCCGTTCCATGCTGAGTGTGCTGCTTGACCGGAAACGGCTTCACCTGATTGATGAAGTGGCAGTGGAAGTTATTGCACTGATTAACGACCGTCTCGGCATTGCCAACGCGGTCGTTTATACCGTGAAACCATTATCAGAGGAAGAGAAGCAGGCAGTGTCCCGCAAGTTTGCCCAGCGGGTCGGCAAGCGCGAGCTTTATATTGAAAACAGAGTGGATCCTTCGCTCATTGGCGGCATGAAGGTGCACGTTGGACATACAATTTTTGACGGAAGCATTCAAGGTCAGCTAGACCGATTGCAGCGTAATATAACGCAAACGAATTTATCATGA
- the prmC gene encoding peptide chain release factor N(5)-glutamine methyltransferase: MKEEPLVFEARRWASSFLSEHGREEMAADWLLEHHLQLSRAQLLAASREQMALQTWEHFQQDVHLHAAGTPVQHLTGSSFFYDREFHVNPDVLIPRMETEELVWYVIDWVRKNKELKAPRIIDVGTGSGIIAVTLALELSSARVQAVDIDSRALETAKRNAGRLNAPVVFHQESFLEGMASRKERADVIVSNPPYIPKEEWEQLDPLVREKEPAIALIGKGEEGIHSYEEIISRAAEVLAPGGLLAFEIGWQQGEAVRQAAEKAFPEKRIQVIKDLNGNDRIVTVVNK; encoded by the coding sequence ATGAAGGAAGAACCACTTGTATTTGAAGCCCGGAGATGGGCTTCTTCTTTTTTGAGTGAGCATGGTAGAGAAGAGATGGCAGCGGACTGGCTTCTCGAGCACCATCTTCAGCTCTCCCGGGCCCAGCTGCTGGCCGCTTCGAGAGAGCAGATGGCGCTGCAGACGTGGGAGCATTTCCAGCAGGATGTGCACCTTCACGCAGCCGGGACGCCGGTGCAGCATTTAACGGGCAGCAGCTTTTTTTACGACCGCGAGTTTCACGTTAATCCGGACGTGCTGATTCCCCGGATGGAAACCGAGGAGCTTGTCTGGTACGTGATCGACTGGGTGCGAAAAAATAAAGAGCTGAAAGCCCCAAGGATTATCGACGTTGGCACAGGCAGCGGCATTATCGCAGTCACGCTCGCCCTGGAGCTTTCGTCGGCACGGGTGCAGGCTGTGGATATTGACAGCCGGGCGCTTGAGACGGCGAAAAGAAACGCCGGACGGCTAAACGCACCGGTCGTCTTTCATCAGGAATCGTTTCTTGAAGGCATGGCGTCCCGGAAGGAGCGGGCCGATGTTATTGTGTCCAATCCTCCCTACATTCCAAAGGAGGAATGGGAGCAGCTTGATCCACTCGTCCGGGAGAAAGAGCCTGCCATTGCATTGATCGGTAAAGGCGAAGAGGGAATCCACAGCTATGAAGAAATTATCAGCCGTGCTGCCGAAGTTCTGGCTCCGGGCGGGCTGCTTGCCTTTGAAATCGGCTGGCAGCAGGGGGAAGCTGTGAGGCAGGCAGCTGAAAAAGCTTTTCCGGAAAAAAGAATTCAGGTAATAAAGGACTTGAATGGGAACGACCGAATCGTTACAGTTGTGAATAAGTAA
- a CDS encoding L-threonylcarbamoyladenylate synthase, which yields MSYKQTVIKNVDKINEASPEKSVLKEMGLWITQGKTVALPTETVYGLGASAVCTEAVRAIFEAKNRPPDNPLIAHIADRTQLGKLGVTWTENMEKLMDAFWPGPLTLIFPLTEETPLSPLVTAGLSTVAVRIPEHEVARAVLTYAGVPVAAPSANRSGSPSPTTAEHVYSDLNGKIDAVIDGGPCGYGVESTVVDCTSELCWILRPGGVTKEQIEQVLGPDTVRYSQAASSEDAPAAPGMKYRHYSPATSLYLMKGPEDIWQRKLRALQEAGKKVAVLAVEENKSAWTQADAFLSLGSRRAPEETAAKLYAVLRELDTMEVDAAFCEVFSEEGIGTALMNRLEKAASSEQ from the coding sequence ATGAGTTATAAACAGACGGTTATAAAAAATGTGGATAAAATAAATGAAGCTTCCCCGGAGAAGTCTGTATTAAAGGAAATGGGGCTGTGGATAACGCAGGGAAAAACAGTGGCCCTCCCGACAGAAACCGTATATGGCCTCGGAGCAAGCGCTGTATGCACCGAAGCTGTCCGGGCGATTTTCGAAGCTAAAAACCGGCCGCCGGATAATCCGCTGATTGCTCATATTGCTGACCGCACTCAGCTAGGCAAGCTCGGGGTAACGTGGACAGAGAACATGGAAAAGCTGATGGACGCGTTCTGGCCGGGACCTTTGACGCTTATATTCCCACTGACGGAAGAAACGCCGCTGTCACCTCTTGTAACGGCGGGATTATCCACAGTGGCTGTACGAATTCCGGAGCACGAGGTGGCAAGGGCGGTGCTGACCTACGCAGGCGTACCGGTCGCAGCACCAAGTGCCAATCGTTCCGGCTCCCCGAGTCCGACGACGGCGGAGCACGTCTACAGTGACCTGAATGGGAAAATTGATGCGGTGATCGATGGCGGCCCGTGTGGATACGGGGTAGAGTCCACTGTCGTGGACTGTACGTCAGAGCTCTGCTGGATTCTGCGACCGGGAGGAGTAACAAAGGAACAGATCGAGCAGGTGCTTGGCCCTGACACCGTCCGCTATTCGCAAGCTGCTTCTTCAGAGGATGCCCCGGCAGCACCGGGGATGAAATACCGCCACTATTCGCCGGCGACCTCCCTCTATTTAATGAAAGGACCGGAGGATATATGGCAGAGAAAGCTCCGGGCCCTCCAGGAGGCCGGAAAGAAAGTAGCGGTACTTGCCGTGGAAGAGAACAAATCAGCGTGGACACAGGCGGACGCCTTTCTTAGTTTAGGCTCGCGCCGGGCACCGGAAGAAACGGCAGCAAAATTGTACGCTGTTCTCCGCGAATTAGATACAATGGAAGTAGACGCTGCGTTCTGTGAAGTTTTTTCAGAAGAAGGAATCGGAACCGCGCTCATGAACCGTCTGGAAAAAGCAGCATCTTCAGAACAATGA
- the glyA gene encoding serine hydroxymethyltransferase produces the protein METKVNAESVQTQDPAIFEAMQKELGRQRDKIELIASENFTSRAVMEAQGSVLTNKYAEGYPNRRYYGGCEHVDTVEQLAIDRAKELFSAEYANVQPHSGAQANMAVYYTILNHGDTVLGMNLSHGGHLTHGSPVNFSGVQYNFVEYGVTKEDQMIDYDEVLRVAKETQPKLIVAGASAYPREIDFKKFREIADEVDAYLMVDMAHIAGLVAAGVHQNPVPHSHFVTTTTHKTLRGPRGGLVLCKEEFGKKIDKAVFPGLQGGPLMHVIAAKAVAFGEALQKDFVTYSENVVKNARSLSDSLQNEGITVVSGGTDNHLVLMDTRSLELTGKIAEKALDEVGLTANKNAIPYDPEKPFVTSGIRLGSAAVTSRGFGEEEMKEIGAIIAYTLKNHEDAETLKEAADRVKALTGRFPIYDYL, from the coding sequence ATGGAAACTAAGGTAAACGCAGAAAGTGTACAAACGCAGGACCCGGCCATATTTGAGGCAATGCAGAAGGAGCTGGGGCGCCAGCGCGATAAGATTGAACTGATCGCTTCGGAAAACTTCACGAGCCGTGCAGTAATGGAAGCGCAGGGGTCCGTGCTTACCAACAAATATGCGGAGGGCTACCCGAACCGCCGCTATTACGGCGGCTGTGAGCACGTGGATACGGTAGAACAGCTCGCCATTGACCGGGCGAAGGAATTATTCTCGGCAGAATATGCGAACGTGCAGCCTCACTCCGGCGCCCAGGCAAATATGGCTGTTTACTATACGATTTTAAATCACGGCGACACCGTGCTTGGCATGAACCTTTCCCACGGGGGCCACTTAACCCACGGAAGCCCTGTCAACTTCAGCGGTGTGCAGTACAACTTTGTGGAATACGGTGTGACTAAAGAAGACCAGATGATTGACTACGATGAAGTGCTTCGCGTGGCGAAGGAAACGCAGCCGAAATTAATCGTCGCCGGCGCAAGTGCGTACCCGCGTGAAATTGACTTTAAAAAATTCCGTGAAATCGCCGATGAGGTGGACGCGTACTTAATGGTCGATATGGCGCATATTGCCGGACTTGTAGCGGCAGGGGTGCACCAAAACCCGGTTCCTCATTCACACTTTGTTACGACAACCACACACAAAACGCTGCGCGGACCGCGTGGAGGACTGGTGCTGTGTAAAGAAGAATTCGGCAAAAAGATTGATAAAGCCGTATTCCCTGGTCTGCAGGGCGGACCGCTCATGCACGTGATTGCGGCAAAGGCCGTGGCCTTCGGCGAAGCGCTGCAGAAGGATTTCGTCACGTATTCCGAAAACGTCGTGAAAAATGCCCGCAGCTTAAGCGACTCGCTGCAGAATGAAGGAATTACTGTTGTTTCGGGCGGCACCGACAACCATCTCGTGCTGATGGATACCCGCAGCCTGGAGCTGACAGGGAAAATTGCGGAAAAAGCGCTGGACGAGGTCGGCCTCACAGCGAACAAAAACGCGATTCCGTATGATCCGGAAAAGCCATTCGTCACAAGCGGCATCCGTCTCGGCTCTGCAGCCGTCACGTCCCGCGGCTTTGGCGAAGAAGAAATGAAGGAAATAGGCGCCATCATTGCCTACACGCTGAAAAACCATGAAGATGCGGAAACATTAAAAGAAGCGGCGGACCGCGTGAAAGCTTTAACGGGACGCTTCCCGATTTACGACTACCTGTAA
- a CDS encoding ATP synthase subunit I: MNDTGLYLRSLFIGLAGMLVLYIAPALIPTFRQEAVSLFAGACGGAFNIWHAHRETKRIQKAVLEEKKIFPFGMATRLAVGVVIAMLYVRFPEQFRLLYLVIGLFSPYLLLYALSVHFSKEK; the protein is encoded by the coding sequence ATGAATGATACAGGCTTGTATCTCCGCTCGTTATTTATAGGATTGGCTGGAATGCTTGTATTGTACATAGCTCCGGCGCTGATTCCAACGTTCCGGCAGGAAGCAGTGAGCTTATTTGCAGGAGCGTGCGGAGGAGCTTTTAACATCTGGCACGCCCACCGGGAGACAAAACGAATCCAGAAGGCGGTACTCGAGGAAAAAAAGATTTTTCCGTTCGGGATGGCCACAAGGCTTGCAGTAGGTGTAGTCATTGCCATGCTCTATGTCCGGTTTCCGGAACAATTCCGTCTGCTTTACCTTGTGATTGGATTGTTCAGTCCTTACCTGCTGCTTTATGCTTTATCCGTTCACTTCAGCAAAGAAAAGTAG
- a CDS encoding peroxiredoxin family protein, which yields MVFALNEKAPMFTLADVNGEEFKLEDKIGKGWQLLIFFRGSWCPVCKEELQAWEEHRSYFENNNVNITAISTDNPEDLSAMTGEYGLTFPVLVDEALKVLDDYGVFYHSSEAPYEDHGAHGEPAYFLLDEEGRFLYQHRQTNPFGRPGPKELRKTVKYIEENLK from the coding sequence ATGGTTTTTGCGCTAAATGAAAAAGCGCCGATGTTCACGCTTGCTGATGTGAACGGCGAAGAATTTAAACTCGAGGATAAAATAGGGAAGGGCTGGCAGCTGCTCATATTTTTCCGGGGGTCATGGTGCCCGGTATGTAAAGAAGAGCTGCAGGCTTGGGAAGAGCACCGCAGTTATTTTGAAAACAATAACGTAAATATTACAGCGATTTCTACGGACAACCCGGAGGATTTGAGCGCAATGACCGGGGAATACGGGCTTACGTTCCCGGTACTCGTCGACGAAGCGCTGAAGGTACTCGACGATTACGGTGTCTTTTACCACAGCTCGGAAGCGCCGTATGAAGACCACGGAGCGCACGGGGAGCCGGCATATTTTCTGCTCGACGAAGAAGGCAGATTTTTATACCAGCACCGCCAGACAAACCCATTCGGCCGGCCGGGCCCGAAGGAGCTGCGCAAAACAGTAAAGTATATTGAAGAAAATTTAAAATAA
- the rpiB gene encoding ribose 5-phosphate isomerase B, with the protein MKVALGADHGGYELKEEIKSVLDEAGVEYEDLGCDCSDSVDYPDYAVPVAEKVTAGEVDRGILVCGTGIGMSIAANKVNGIRCALVHDVFSAKMTRAHNDSNILAMGARVIGSGLAGEIVKAWISTEHEGGRHADRIQKVAAIEQ; encoded by the coding sequence ATGAAAGTAGCATTGGGTGCCGATCACGGCGGGTATGAGTTAAAAGAGGAAATTAAATCTGTACTGGACGAAGCAGGGGTGGAATACGAGGACCTGGGCTGTGACTGCAGTGACTCGGTGGACTATCCCGACTACGCGGTTCCGGTGGCTGAAAAAGTAACGGCCGGCGAAGTGGACCGTGGGATTCTTGTCTGTGGCACGGGCATCGGCATGTCGATTGCTGCGAATAAAGTTAACGGCATCCGCTGCGCGCTTGTCCATGACGTATTCAGCGCAAAAATGACCCGGGCGCATAACGACAGCAATATACTGGCCATGGGCGCGAGAGTCATTGGCTCCGGCCTCGCCGGCGAAATTGTCAAAGCCTGGATCAGTACAGAGCACGAAGGCGGCCGGCACGCCGACCGTATCCAAAAAGTAGCGGCAATTGAACAATAA
- a CDS encoding low molecular weight protein arginine phosphatase, with protein MSYHVLFICTGNTCRSPMAAALMKHHYPEVEVASAGVMAANGEPAAAEAVRAMDERQVEIDHESQPLTKELIDWADVIFAMTQGHKDIMKRMFPDAEKKTVLLKEYAGTNGDRDIGDPIGGGREVYHETAEEMEEALQAAWERYMKEKSLD; from the coding sequence ATGAGTTATCACGTATTGTTTATTTGTACAGGAAACACATGCCGGAGCCCAATGGCTGCTGCACTAATGAAGCATCACTACCCGGAGGTGGAGGTGGCTTCAGCCGGTGTGATGGCTGCAAATGGAGAGCCGGCAGCGGCAGAAGCCGTCCGGGCGATGGATGAAAGACAGGTGGAGATTGACCATGAGTCCCAGCCGCTGACGAAGGAACTAATCGACTGGGCGGACGTTATCTTTGCGATGACCCAGGGACACAAGGATATTATGAAGCGGATGTTTCCGGATGCGGAAAAGAAAACGGTGCTCTTAAAGGAATATGCCGGAACCAATGGGGACAGGGACATTGGAGACCCTATCGGCGGCGGCCGGGAGGTCTACCACGAAACGGCAGAGGAAATGGAAGAGGCGCTGCAGGCAGCTTGGGAGCGGTATATGAAGGAAAAGTCGCTGGACTGA
- the atpB gene encoding F0F1 ATP synthase subunit A, which produces MQHESPYIYDLFGIPGFHINLSNVMMLTIAAVIVFIIGVVSARSLSMRPTGLQNVFEMVIEFVRNMIGSTMDWKTGERFFGLGITIFLFILVSNMLGIPFMLINHETHVLWWKSPTADPVVTMTLAVMVIVLSHFYGIKIRGVKEYGKNYFRPKKFLFPINILEEFTNTLTLGARLFGNLYAKEILLTLLATVGTTFPIGTALGIIPMVAWQGYSIFIGFIQAFIFLVLTMVYISHKVETEH; this is translated from the coding sequence ATACAGCACGAATCGCCGTATATCTATGATTTGTTTGGTATACCCGGCTTCCACATTAATCTTTCCAATGTCATGATGCTGACTATTGCAGCAGTCATTGTATTTATCATTGGTGTGGTGAGTGCGCGGAGTCTCTCGATGAGACCAACCGGCTTGCAGAACGTGTTTGAAATGGTTATAGAATTCGTCCGCAACATGATTGGAAGTACCATGGACTGGAAAACCGGAGAGCGTTTCTTCGGACTTGGAATTACGATATTCCTGTTCATTCTGGTATCGAACATGCTCGGGATTCCGTTCATGCTGATTAATCATGAGACACACGTGCTTTGGTGGAAATCACCAACAGCGGATCCGGTCGTAACGATGACGCTTGCCGTAATGGTCATTGTGCTTTCGCACTTCTACGGCATCAAGATCCGCGGAGTGAAAGAGTACGGAAAGAACTACTTCCGTCCAAAGAAATTTCTCTTCCCGATTAACATTCTTGAAGAGTTTACCAACACATTGACACTCGGAGCACGGCTTTTCGGCAACCTGTATGCCAAAGAAATACTGCTGACGCTTCTCGCCACGGTAGGGACAACCTTTCCCATCGGGACCGCACTTGGCATTATCCCAATGGTTGCCTGGCAGGGATACAGCATATTTATCGGCTTCATCCAGGCGTTTATCTTCCTGGTACTGACCATGGTCTATATTTCGCATAAAGTGGAAACAGAGCATTAA
- the atpF gene encoding F0F1 ATP synthase subunit B, translating into MPSTFAFGDVLFSLFTFVILLLLLRRFAWGPIVEQMKKRENHISNEIETAENHRQEAEKYLEEQRVEMEKAREEAQSIIETSRKTAQEQSKEIIRESHEEASRMKDNALADITREREQAVEALRAQVGQLSVLIATKIIEKELDEEEQEKLIQEYVQESGGRL; encoded by the coding sequence TTGCCATCTACATTTGCGTTCGGAGATGTGCTTTTCTCACTTTTTACGTTTGTCATTTTACTGCTTTTGCTTCGCCGGTTCGCCTGGGGTCCAATTGTGGAACAGATGAAAAAACGTGAAAACCACATTTCCAATGAAATAGAGACAGCGGAAAATCACCGTCAGGAAGCGGAAAAATATTTAGAAGAGCAGCGGGTGGAAATGGAGAAAGCGCGTGAAGAAGCGCAGTCCATTATCGAAACATCCCGTAAAACGGCTCAGGAGCAGTCGAAGGAAATTATCCGGGAATCTCACGAAGAAGCCAGCCGTATGAAAGACAATGCCCTCGCTGATATTACAAGAGAGCGGGAGCAGGCAGTGGAAGCGCTTCGTGCCCAGGTCGGCCAGCTTTCTGTGCTGATTGCAACGAAAATTATTGAAAAAGAACTGGATGAAGAAGAACAGGAAAAACTGATTCAGGAATACGTACAGGAAAGCGGCGGTCGCTTATGA
- the atpA gene encoding F0F1 ATP synthase subunit alpha — MSIKPDEISSLIKQQIEQFEAETESKEVGIVIQVGDGIARAYGLDNAMAGELLEFENGVMGMAQNLEEGNVGIIILGAYEEIREGDQVKRTGRIMEVPVGEELLGRVVNALGQPVDGLGSTNTTKSRPIESGAPGIMDRQSVSEPLQTGIKAVDTMIPIGRGQRELIIGDRQTGKTAVAIDTILNQKDEDVICIYVAIGQKDSTVAEVVDTFRQKGALDYTIVVNAGASEPAPMLYLAPYAGASMGEEFMYNGKHVLIVYDDLTKQANAYRELSLLLRRPPGREAFPGDVFYLHSRLLERAAKLSDERGAGSMTALPIIETQAGDVGAYIPTNVISITDGQIFLQANLFNSGVRPAINPGISVSRVGGSAQTKAMKKVSGTLRLDLASFRELEAFSQFGSDLDKATQDKLARGGRTVEVLKQGLHQPLRMELQVAIVFALTRGFLDNIPTDDIRRYEKELLAYLESSHSELLAGIRDTGKLPDEEEFKQAIQSFEKSFNPSK; from the coding sequence GTGAGTATCAAACCCGATGAAATTAGTTCTTTAATTAAACAGCAGATTGAACAGTTTGAAGCGGAGACAGAGTCCAAAGAAGTCGGCATCGTCATTCAGGTGGGGGACGGTATCGCCCGTGCCTACGGCCTGGACAACGCTATGGCCGGCGAGCTTCTGGAATTCGAAAACGGCGTCATGGGTATGGCGCAGAACCTTGAAGAAGGCAACGTAGGTATTATTATTCTCGGTGCTTACGAAGAAATTCGTGAAGGCGACCAGGTTAAACGGACCGGCCGCATCATGGAGGTCCCGGTCGGCGAAGAACTGCTCGGACGTGTAGTTAACGCCCTCGGCCAGCCTGTGGACGGCCTCGGCTCCACAAACACGACCAAATCCCGTCCGATTGAAAGCGGAGCGCCCGGCATTATGGACCGTCAGTCGGTATCCGAGCCGCTTCAGACCGGCATTAAAGCCGTGGACACGATGATCCCTATCGGCCGCGGCCAGCGTGAGCTCATTATCGGCGACCGCCAGACCGGTAAAACGGCTGTTGCGATCGATACGATTTTGAACCAGAAGGACGAAGACGTTATCTGCATTTATGTAGCCATCGGCCAGAAAGACTCCACCGTGGCAGAGGTCGTGGATACGTTCCGCCAGAAGGGCGCGCTTGATTATACAATCGTCGTAAACGCAGGGGCTTCCGAGCCGGCACCAATGCTTTACCTGGCGCCGTATGCCGGAGCTTCCATGGGCGAAGAGTTTATGTACAACGGCAAGCACGTGCTTATTGTGTATGATGACTTAACAAAACAGGCGAACGCCTACCGTGAACTTTCCCTTCTTCTTCGCCGCCCGCCAGGCCGTGAAGCCTTCCCAGGGGACGTCTTTTACCTTCACTCCCGTCTGCTCGAACGTGCAGCAAAGCTGAGTGATGAGAGGGGCGCTGGTTCAATGACCGCTCTTCCAATCATTGAAACCCAGGCAGGGGACGTAGGTGCCTACATTCCAACAAACGTGATTTCCATCACCGACGGCCAGATCTTCCTGCAGGCGAACCTTTTCAACTCCGGCGTCCGTCCGGCCATCAACCCGGGTATTTCCGTATCCCGTGTCGGCGGCTCGGCCCAGACAAAGGCAATGAAAAAGGTTTCCGGTACGCTCCGTCTGGACCTGGCCTCGTTCCGTGAGCTCGAAGCCTTCTCCCAGTTCGGCTCCGACCTGGACAAAGCGACACAGGACAAGCTGGCCCGTGGGGGAAGAACAGTAGAAGTGCTCAAACAGGGGCTTCACCAGCCGCTTCGCATGGAGCTGCAGGTAGCAATTGTGTTTGCCCTGACAAGAGGCTTCCTGGACAACATCCCGACAGACGACATCCGCCGTTACGAAAAAGAACTGCTTGCGTATCTTGAATCGAGTCATTCAGAGCTTCTCGCAGGTATTCGTGACACTGGAAAGCTTCCGGATGAAGAAGAGTTCAAACAGGCGATTCAGTCGTTTGAGAAGTCATTTAACCCTTCAAAATAA
- a CDS encoding TIGR01440 family protein: MVNKAEWQQPLRELLASLKDQASLRSGQVLVIGTSTSEVLGEHIGKAGSEEVAEALFDVFQEFREETGVRLAFQGCEHINRALTVERETADAYGLEAVSVVPHPRAGGSMSSYAYKHMNEPVVIEAVKADAGIDIGSTLIGMHLKPVAVPVRGPQKQIGAAYVTMAKTRPKLIGGERARYE; the protein is encoded by the coding sequence ATGGTGAACAAAGCAGAATGGCAGCAGCCTTTACGGGAATTGTTAGCTTCATTAAAGGACCAGGCGTCGCTTCGCAGCGGCCAGGTGCTTGTGATTGGCACGAGCACAAGTGAAGTACTCGGGGAGCATATCGGTAAGGCAGGCTCTGAGGAGGTCGCCGAAGCATTGTTTGATGTCTTTCAGGAGTTCCGCGAAGAAACCGGCGTGCGCCTTGCTTTTCAGGGCTGTGAGCATATTAATCGTGCGCTCACGGTGGAAAGGGAAACGGCGGACGCTTACGGACTGGAAGCAGTAAGTGTGGTACCTCACCCAAGAGCCGGCGGATCGATGAGCTCGTATGCGTATAAACACATGAATGAGCCGGTCGTCATCGAAGCGGTAAAAGCAGATGCCGGCATTGATATCGGATCCACCCTGATCGGCATGCATTTGAAGCCGGTGGCGGTTCCTGTTCGCGGCCCGCAGAAGCAGATTGGCGCTGCCTATGTAACGATGGCAAAAACACGGCCGAAGCTGATCGGCGGCGAGCGTGCGCGCTACGAATAG